The Apus apus isolate bApuApu2 chromosome 1, bApuApu2.pri.cur, whole genome shotgun sequence nucleotide sequence GCTGGGCCGGCAGGGAGCGGGGAGAGCCGCGAAACGGCGGAGGGGGCTCGGGGGGCagcggctcggctcggctctGCCAAGCCGGGGGTCTGGGCTGCTTTCCACAAGccttccctctctttttaaaatggtttggttttgttatttttgtttgtttggttggtttttttttttttttaagtgaaaaggGCATCAGCAGCTTAAATTTcgggttttcttttcctgtttgccACAGTTGAGCAACAGATGGGGGGCGGAAAGCAGCACCGAGGGCCTTTCCAGGGGGTCCGTGTGAAGAACTCggtgaaggagctgctgctgcacttcagGAGCAGCAAGCAGATGTCCTCGGGCCCCGCCGCCGAGGAAGGCAAGGTAACCAGCGTTGTCCGGCCCTGACATCGTGCCTGTTAGTGGTCGCTGAAGCTGGCGGAAGGGGGCTTTATCGAGTGGGGATGGAGTCAGGGCTTTTCCTCTTGATACGCAgtggaagagcagagctgggaggaaatTAGTGAGACGGTTTTTACTGCATGAGAAGGAGGCACTTAAGTGCTCTTAGTAAGCTTTATTCTGTAAAGGGAGTTTGGGTAAAGATGCGTTTGTGTTACGAAACCGCAGAAACTCCCGGTGAGCCCGAATGAGCCGATTCATTCCAAGAGCTGGGAAATCTGCTCAGAAGAGAGTCGTTTGTCCTGCctgttgctctcctctgtgtGGAGCACACAGTGGGAAGGCAGAGCCCTCCGGTCTGAAAAGATAGAAATATTAACGAAAATGCAAAGAGGTCTGGGAAGATTGAAGGGAATCTTTGTTTAGAGGAGCCTTTCTGAGTATCCGTGAGCTTCCTAGAGAAGTGTTGTCACAGGAGAATTGGTTGGCTTACTAGCgttaaaaaaaagtatgaaatcATTAGACCTCAGTAAGGAAGAGTGTCTTTCTCTAGATTTTCTTGAATTTTGTGGTATTGTAACAACTACCTTAAAAAGCCCTAAGAAGAACGGTGGTTTTCATTTAAGTTCCGTGGATGTATTTCCAATTTCAAACCgtaattaaaagcaattaaattagGGTTAAACAATCGTGTCCTAGAATTGTTGTAAGGTATAGTCTATGTTTATAGAAGCAAGgctctgcttctttcttcttgtttttgttttgtgttgtttttttgtttgtttgtttgttttcccccatAAATGACATTATAATAATGGAATAATCTTGATTTTTCTCAAAAGGCACAAGGAGGGTTGGTGAACTACGAGCCATACACAGGTAAAaaccccttttttctttttccttttttttaacatacgCTGCAATAAGATTTTAGAAGTTGATTGTAAGAATAACCTCCAAATGgattctaaattaattttcttattagCAGAGCTGAAGAGCATACTAGGTCACAGTGGCAAAAGAAAGGCTCCTGAGCTCCTTTCTGATGGACCTTCTTTCAAACGCCAAGCTAATGTTCACTCACACCTCCTGGTAAGCTTagaatgactttttttcccatgcctttatttttcagtttgctttgtgCGATTAGAAACTACCAGGTAGAATTACACATCTAACTTCCTGGGgcttgttttgattttccttttttgtgttttttccccctgacaGACGCCACCGCAAACACCGACATCTATGGATAACATGGAGGAGACACACAAAAACGACCCAAAGCATGAGAGCAATTCTGATCTTCTGCAGAACATTATAAACATCAAGAATGAGTCGAGCCCCGTTTCTCTGAACACGGTGCAGGTTAGCTGGTTGCACACTGTCTCCAGTCACAGCTCACCTGGTGAGCAGTACCAGGACAGCCCGGGAACTTTCTCCCCATCTCAGAAGTACCAGCCATTCCAAGATCCCACCTCCCACCATATGCTTGATCCGCCGCAGCATTACCAGTTCCCTCCATCGCAGAACCAGGATTTGTCACAGAGCTATCCTTCTGACCCCTCCATGGAGTACAGGCCATTTGCTGCCAATGACCAATCTCCTGGCTACCAGCAGAATACCTTTGAGAGTCATGAGCTGCAGTACTGCCCGTCGCAgagcttctcctccctcttGAATGACTCTGAAAGCTCAGAGGGCATCTCCGCTCCCCTCCAGCCACTCACCAGTGCCCACCCGCAGGCTGATGTCAGCCCCCATGTTCCCAACTTCAGCTTGCTTTCCAATAACATCTGTGGTAGCCTGGAGCGCAGCGTCTCTGCGGCTGCTTTGAATGTCTCTCTACCTGACCAAAGCATCGCCAGAAGCACGACACAGCTGGGCaagtcattttttcaatggcaagtggagcaggaggaaaacaaactggCAAACATCCCTCAAGACCAGTTCCTTGCTAAAGACTCAGATGGAGACACGTGAGTgctgtttatttcagtgtttctgatgTGGAAGGTTAGGGAATGTTTCTGTTTGAGTTTTGGTGGACCGCAGGTTGCAATGAAAGCTGCTTGTTAGCAGGGTTTGTGTCACGAGTGTGGTAGTTTTGTTAATCAAATGAAATGTGCGGTCTTGCTTTCTGGCTGCGATGCAGAGACACAGTATCTTGACTAGATAAGGTGTTTGTGTCATCTAATTTCATGTACTTATCATTAGACTTTTATCTAGTAAATAGGGAGAAAAAGATTCTAATTTTTAGATGCTTTAAGTTGCCCTGTGAAGAAGGTGCCTGTATTTCTGCCTTAATCACGCAGATGAGATCTGAAGCTGGTAGCATAACACCACTCCCATATGTTTGGATCTTTGAAAAGACTTAAGCCCTGGTTTTTATGGTGGTGTAACTCTGTGTTTCCCCTCTTTCCTACAGCTTCCTTCACATTGCGGTTGCCCAGGGCCGACGAGCTCTCTCCTACGTTCTTGCGAGGAAGATGGCTGCCCTGCACATGCTGGATATTAAAGAGCACAACGGCCAGGTGAGGTTCTCCAAAGTCTGCTTTGTGTACCTGAGTGCTCTGTGTGTCTGGACCTTGAGGAGGATGTGGTGAAATGCTTATTTAATATTAACCCTGAGATTTAGCCTGCATGCTAATATTAACCTTGAGCTATTAATACTTCTTGGAATCACCTTGAGCTGGTAAAGCTGTGCGCTCTGCTTCATTTGTCCTGGTTTCCTGGTATTCATAATCGTTGCTTAAATAATACCAGGTAGctaggttttttatttgttttagttGCTCTTTCCTGTTAGAGATCAGATGACTAATagtttaaattttcttcttgatgtTTGCAGAGTGCTTTCCAGGTTGCTGTGGCTGCCAATCAGCATCTCATTGTGCAGGACTTGGTTAGCTTGGGGGCTCAAGTCAACACCACAGACTGCTGGGGCAGAACGCCGTTGCATGTTTGTGCTGAGAAGGGGCATGCCCAAGTCCTTCAGGTAAGAGCCAGGCAGGTGTAGCTCTGCCCTGTCTGTAATGCTTGAGCTTCCTATTTTTTGTCTTAGAAAACTCAAAAACTCCACTCCTTTCCTTATCTTTCCCTGTGTAGCCTTGCAAGTCTCTCTTGGGGCTTTACAGTGATGGCTTAAAGTCAGACTGAGTTTCACAGTAAGGTTTTCACCAATGCTTAAGAGTAATTTGGTGGAATCCTCTAGCATGTAAACCCAATAGTAAGTCTCCTCTTGATGCCATTATTTATTGGAACTGTCTTGCAGTGAGACTGTATACAAGCTTGAGGAAGCAATATGTGGTTTGGATAAGACCTAAATGCATACCTGTTTCCACTTTTGTAGGCAATCCAAAAGGGGGCCATGGGAAGCAATCAGTATGTGGACCTTGAGGCAACAAACTATGATGGTGAGTAGTTTGTTTATGATTTACAGAGTTACTGGATGTTATAATGTTTTATGGCTGCTGATGTGAATGCTATCCTGGGttgaaaagcaataaaatggaATGTATCTTTGCCAGGTTGAATTTTAGAATTACAGTTGAAATTACAGATAAAAACATGGTTAGTCTGTGCCCATCAGGATCTCTTCAGTCTTACATGTGATTGCTGTGTTTGGCATGGAGTGTGTAGGTGTCAACAGGCTGTTGTTAAAGATGAGGGAGTGCCAGCAATATATTTGTGGATCCTAGAAGCTAGGATCTCTGACACTAGAGAGCTGTTGTAATTGAACCACTTTCCATATGTAATAGCTCTTTGTATagtacattttataaaaaaaaaatataataaaaaataataaaaatcaacgCTTTTATTATCTGCTGGCTGAGAGCTCACAGTGGATTGCTGCTTAATTCCTCTGGTGTTGGACAACCCAAATCCTGAGCCATTCAAGGAGCAATCACTGTCGTTTGGAAATGTGGCACCTTCCTTGGGCTTGATGGGGAGAGAAACTCCTTTATCCATACTTCAAACCAAGCAGCCAGTCAGTACTTTTTGTATTGTGTTTGTTAATGATATTTGTTGGcttgtgtttttggtttttttttaatatattaaggTTTGACAGCATTGCACTGTGCTGTTCTGGCTCATAATGCTGTGCTGCATGAACTGCAAAACAGTCGGCCACCTCACTCCCCTGAGGTCCAGGAGCTTCTGCTGAGAAACAAGAGCCTAGTAGAAACCATCAAGACTCTGATACAAATGGGAGCATCTGTTGAAGCGAAAGTAAGTACAGTGACTTTGTGAAGTGCCAGATCCAGAGAGAATGTGAAGCAGAACATGTCCCTTTCTCCCACGCTACCTCTTGGCTTTCTTACAAAGGAAGTAGACTAATTTGAAAGCTTCCCTACAGCTTAATTTACTCAGGTGGAAAGAGAATGTTTCATTTATTCAGAACAAGGTATTATCAATGCAGATGAactgtggggaaggagggaggcgACAGTCTCATTTCTGGATTAAGAATTATGCTATGCTGGGTGCAGCTGGCTTTGTCCTAGAAGTAAGAATATGGAGCACTGAGGTATCTGTAGTAAGAGGGTGCTGATGATACCTTGTTCTTGAACtgcaaattttaattaatgctTCTGTTCAGTTTGGGTCTGTGCTGGGCCAGATCGTTATGTGGTATAACATGTGATGTTTTGGTTATATAATCTTACTGCCAAATGAGATCTGGTTCATTGTTTGTTCATTAGAtacttaaatatatattcagATTGACTTTCAGTGAAACATAGTGAACGTACGTTTGTTCAACACTCTGCTTTGGCTTGTGTGTCTGCACGTTCACCCTGGACAGGTGATGCACCTGTAGGGAAGGCTGACAGTTCCTTTTCGTTTTATTAGGATCGCAAAAGTGGTCGCTCAGCTTTGCATTTGGCAGCAGAAGAAGCCAACCTGGAGCTCATTCGTCTCTTTTTGGACCTGCCCAACTGCCTGTCTTTTGTGAATGCAAAGGTACGATGGTTTTTCTGGAATGCAGTTATAAGGCGGGATGTGCACTGTGTGGCACCGCAAGTGTCCCGAGGAgtcatcctgccctgcccttccttCATGGAgtttctttgtcttctgcagGCGTACAATGGCAACACAGCACTGCATGTGGCTGCCAGCCTGCAGTATCGGGTGAGTCAGCTGGATGCTGTGCGCCTGCTAATGCGAAAGGGAGCTGATCCGAGTGCCAGAAACTTGGAGAATGAGCAGCCAGTTCATCTGGTTCCTGATGGCCTTGTAGGagaacaggtaaaaaaaaaaaacccaaataaacccTCGTCTCTGATCCCATCTGTCACGATTTACACAAAAGCTTTCTTACTCTCCAAAAGGTTCTTCTGGATTTTGAGTTGCAGCTTTTAAGGAAAAGATTCAGTAAATGCCATTTTATTCAGGGATCTTTGGTTTTAATGCTAGGATCAGGCGGAATATACAAAGACCTGCAGTTATAGATTTCACTGGgagctttcattttttccatctaAAAAGTTTTTTCCTGCCAAGTTAGTCTTTTTCATTGTAACCTTGCAATGTACTGGAGATAACATCCTTTTTCTTGTTCATTGCAATATGAACTGAGACTGAGTATGAAGTATGGCCTTGAGACCATGCTTTTGTTGCTCTTGTCAGTTAGTAATGGCCATTCTTAGGCCTGAATAACAGATGAAGAAAATCCCTTTTTCCTGTCAGCTAAACAATACATGGTGACAAAGATGACTCTTGACCTAAGAAGCTAATAACTGGAGCAACTGAGTAATTACTGCCTTTCATTGGTTCAAATGTTGTAAAATTGGATCAATTCTGGTGTAACTCAACTCAGAACCTCAGTCAGATAAATGAGGAATGCAGAGctaggtcttttttttttttttgggatcATGAGTCACTTCAGGATGATGAATACTTACGTTgtgtctttttctcttctccagataAGACGTATCCTAAAAGGGAAGGCGATTCAGCAGAGAATGTCGCCGTTTTAAGCTCCATGTTTCTTGGAGTTCAGCAACCCACACTCACTGTCAGTCAGGCAGTCCTAATGTATCTGTAAATAGACCATTTGCCTGGTGTGGGCAAATGTTAGTTGTTTCTatgaaacaaaagtattttgttcACTATCATATAGTGGGTTATAGAAGAGTAAAAAgccaaaaacaaacccaacaatcGAATTCTTCTGAGCAAACAGGAATGTTTCATTCCCAAGTATGTGGAACATTTGCCTGGATACCTGGATTTCATAGCTACGGCAAGACTGATTTTATTTACACAGCCATAGAGAGAACTTCTGGACAAAGACAATTCTACAGGAAATCTTTCTGTTTAGAGAAGGCTGATAGATGCCAACATTGcagagtttgtttgtttgttgttgtgtttttaataaCACTGAAATACTAAGTGCAagggaaattaaatatttttgaagtttaacatttatttatgtaaCTTTGTAGCTTTCTTCCAGTATCTTGTGCAGGATTGTATATAGTCACTGACATTGTTGTACAGCTGTATAGTTGTAAATCTATCGATTGTTTGGGGAATGAACTGAAGAAATAAGTTCCTTGATCTTGAAGTTGCAAATTGCATGTAGAGTTCTAATACTACACTGGTGCAAATCAGGTAACTTCTGTTGTTTTGAAAGACTGAAGACAAATGTAGAGTTAAGACAGATTGTTCCTAGCACTGATTTGTGCATGCTTTTGGAGTTAATAAAGCATGAGAAGCCATGCTTTTTCAGGGCACTGTATTGGTTTTTCTCATACCCGGTagaggtttttcttttgatgGGGCAATAGATTGAGAGAGAGGTCATTACACTTATCATGTATATAACTTTGTACGTTAAGAAATATGATAATGATTCAGTGAAAGTATTTAGCATGTACTTGACTGTTGATGTATGCTAATATCTCTCCATGTCAATTATAATACTTAAATATGTGTAAGCCCCACTAGTGTCAGTAGGACTTAAGCATATGCCTAAGTAGTTTGCTGAACTGGGCTCTAGTTAATTCTAGAGACTCAGTGTTTTTCACCTCCTAAACAGAGTCCATTTATGGTTTTACCTTATAGGTATAGTGGCTAGCTAAGTAATATTTGAAGTTAATGtttctctattttttaataattatggGTATCAGTGTAGGATGTATACTAATGATGCTGTATACTTGTGTTCTGTTGAAGAAAGCTTCATCATCTGATCACTTTTCAAATGATTCATGCTGGGCTGTAATCCAGTAATATGTTCTCTATATGGTCTTGGCTCTTGCTGTTTTTGCATCACACGCAGTTCTTTGCCACAACTATAAGCCTGATTGTGCTGTTTTGAACAGTATGTCTTGTAGACAACCGAAGAAATCTGCTATGTGGAGGCCTAGTTGCTGCGTATTTCTTGAAGGGTCTCATGTAACTTGTGTTTGAATAAATATGCTAATTAAACGGTGGTTACTGTGTGGTACAAACGATGAAATCAAGCTTGAGGTAAAACTGATTTAGCATGGTAATACTGAGAGGTTGTTGAAGGTCTCTTTGTTAAGGATGAAGTGAAGTCTGTCCATCCTGCTGCTTATGCTTTCCTTTGTTTGATGCTGGTTTTGAAGCTGGTGCTTGGGTGTTTTGGGTCATACACTGTGCAGTTGTATTGCCTGTGTATTTAATAGATTTGCCCCAAATAGAGTTAATAGTCTCCAGGTTGTCCAAATTGCAGGTTGTTATGTGAACACTTGACCTTGTGTACTTGAAAGTATGAGAGTAGTTAGGATAATGTAATGTTTTGCCCATTACTTCCTTGCCTTGGCCCTCAATTCTTACAACTCCGGTACAAGTAGTCACCTTAGCAGAGGTGAAAGTCTGCATGAGCAGATGAGGCTATCTATACACAAGGGGAGAAGACTCCTTGCTTCACAAATAAGATGGGCTCTGAGCTGGCCATGACCtttcaggaggaaaagctgTCATCACAGATGGTCCTTGCTGACCATTGAGCTGATGAGATTGGCAACAATCAAGAAATTCAGGTGAAGCATTAGGATCTGTAGAAGAGGAACTGGAGGAAAAAACCGAGCTCTTCCATGCTACTGTATAAACCTTTTGTCCACCCCTGTTGTACTGCTGTGTGGGGTTATTGTGTCCCGTCAGATGAAAGCATTTTAGGATTGGAAGAGGCCCAGGGGTGTGGAGGAGCTTCCTTGCAGGGGTTAAGAGAGCAAACTAGGACTCTACAGCTGCAAAAGCAATGGCTGACAGTGGGTAGGACAGGCTTTTGCAGAGTCACATCGGGTCAGAGAAACTGGGTTGGGATGAACTGCTCACTGTCACTTCCAGCATGAGACCTGGAGGCTGTTAATGAAGGTACCAAGTACACAACAGACATTAGGACATGATTGCCTCAGATAGTTGAACAATGTAAAAGCAAGATAGTCAAGACATCTGATGTAGGGGGTGGATGCACAGAAGACCTTTTTGTGGAGACTTACTAAAGAGATTAATCATGTGAGACAGATATCTCTCAACACTGTGTCTGTGTTGAAGGTACTACAGGCTTGCCCTGTTCTCAGATCTTCCCTGGGGACTTGCTGGTGGATGCTCTTGTGGACCTGATAGCAGACAAGATTATACCCTTTACCCAAATAATCGTGTTTAGGCTTTTAGTGGTTCATGGGTTCAGTCTGGCTCCACTGATTCTGGTTGCACCTTTcatgagaagaaaatgttgGAAAATAATCTTGCAGCCAGTTGAGTGCTTCAGGGGAGTGCTTGCAGaccctttcctctgctcttgctCTGTGTAGAAAttcatccctggaagtcttGGTGCCTGAGGTAAGCAGGTAAGAGTGGGAAATGCTGATGAAGACTGGAAATGGTATTGAATTTCTAGTTAGGGTATGCAAAGATGAAATGGCACCTCTTTATGTGAACAGCTAATTGGGCCTAGATTGTGTTGAAGATGCTGCCATCTGCACCTCTTCCTGCAAATGACCCTGACTTaggtatgttttattttttatttatatgatGAGCCTGATAGCACTATTTCCacttcatttccattttccttaTAAGAGGTGattacacaggaaaaataattgctgaTGAGATGTTCTTGCCCTTCAGATCAGCCCAGTCTGACTGCCTGGCACTCCTTTCTGGGTGGTGTTGACTGAGTCATTTTACAAAGGGATAAAGAACCTTTGGCTTGTAAGGGTGGCAGACCATAAGCATGTGTTCAGTCAGTGCTGGAGCATGAAGTAGGTGCTGCTGGTGAGAGGCATTTAGGAAGAGGTGCTTGTGCTCTTCTGGAAGGGGCACTGCAAGTTAGAAAATTCTTGAGGGGAGACTGAAGTGTTTGAAGCTAATTTAATCTGCCTGGAGCCTAAATCCATTGTCTCAAGAGATCAGTTCTGCAAGCATAACTGACTCATTTTTCTCACCTATGACATTGGGAAGTTCTGGTGTATCTGATGTGATATAACTAGAAACAATCCCTTTTAACTGAAGGGTAAGTGATGCTAAATATTTAGCAGGCTAGTAGCATTTACCTGAAAACTTACGGTGCTGGAAAAGTGCTGCATAGGTTTTATTGATGCGGATGCAGGCACACCATTTATTTCTCTGGTTGGAGTAGAGGCAGAAGAGACTGGTCTTGGGTCCACGTAGGGATATTAAGACACATGGAGCTTTGTTCCCAGGATGTTTTTGATTTGTTTGTCTAAGTAAGCCAAACCTCAGGAAAGAGTTGCTTTTTGATCTTTGTGGGCTACTCATCTGGCTGGAGTTGTAGAAGGTGGCAGTCTACAATTTACAAGAAATGTTCTGCTTCTGGGGATGGAAAAAGTACATTTCCCACATTTATtgtgcattttatatttttatcagaaaagaaaacatatccAGGAAGTGCATTCTTAGAGATGTTGGGTGTGGCAGAAGCGACTTCAAAGATATGACATGAACTGTTTGTTCTTCTCGCCTGACAGTTTGCTTATCTGgttgcctttcttttttaaaaaaatctgttctcctGTGcaaggaaggagctgaggatgttTAAAGTGCAGTGAACATGGGAAGATAAAGAACAGGTTCCTACAATTGAGTATCTGCCCAAAATCTGACCTGGTCTTTCAGTGCATTCAGAACAAATTCTTTGgttattttctgttactgttcCTGAGTGTTTGGTGGTGGTCTTGGCCTGAGACACTGCTGGCTTTGGATACAACTGACTCCTCATCAAGTTGGTTAAGTCTCATCCAGCCTCCAGTAGTTCTACCTTTTGATATTCATGGCTAGGACAAGGGCCAGCATTGCTGGTGCAGACACTGGCCTGTGCCTAGGTTTAGAAAGGCAAGTGGCACCCTCAGAGGTCAGGACACCTTTCAAGCAGCATCCCACCTCGCTGTCCTGCTGCCCTTGGAGCTACAGTGAGGGCTTGCCTGGCAGCATTTTGCTATTTTGAGAGGAAGCCTCTCTTTGTATCTTTTAAATTCTTCTAGGAGATGAAACACTAATTTGAGAGAAGAAAGGTTTAGTTTGCTCATGGGATA carries:
- the NFKBIZ gene encoding NF-kappa-B inhibitor zeta isoform X2; amino-acid sequence: MGGGKQHRGPFQGVRVKNSVKELLLHFRSSKQMSSGPAAEEGKAQGGLVNYEPYTELKSILGHSGKRKAPELLSDGPSFKRQANVHSHLLTPPQTPTSMDNMEETHKNDPKHESNSDLLQNIINIKNESSPVSLNTVQVSWLHTVSSHSSPGEQYQDSPGTFSPSQKYQPFQDPTSHHMLDPPQHYQFPPSQNQDLSQSYPSDPSMEYRPFAANDQSPGYQQNTFESHELQYCPSQSFSSLLNDSESSEGISAPLQPLTSAHPQADVSPHVPNFSLLSNNICGSLERSVSAAALNVSLPDQSIARSTTQLGKSFFQWQVEQEENKLANIPQDQFLAKDSDGDTFLHIAVAQGRRALSYVLARKMAALHMLDIKEHNGQSAFQVAVAANQHLIVQDLVSLGAQVNTTDCWGRTPLHVCAEKGHAQVLQAIQKGAMGSNQYVDLEATNYDGLTALHCAVLAHNAVLHELQNSRPPHSPEVQELLLRNKSLVETIKTLIQMGASVEAKDRKSGRSALHLAAEEANLELIRLFLDLPNCLSFVNAKAYNGNTALHVAASLQYRVSQLDAVRLLMRKGADPSARNLENEQPVHLVPDGLVGEQIRRILKGKAIQQRMSPF
- the NFKBIZ gene encoding NF-kappa-B inhibitor zeta isoform X1, encoding MGGGKQHRGPFQGVRVKNSVKELLLHFRSSKQMSSGPAAEEGKAQGGLVNYEPYTAELKSILGHSGKRKAPELLSDGPSFKRQANVHSHLLTPPQTPTSMDNMEETHKNDPKHESNSDLLQNIINIKNESSPVSLNTVQVSWLHTVSSHSSPGEQYQDSPGTFSPSQKYQPFQDPTSHHMLDPPQHYQFPPSQNQDLSQSYPSDPSMEYRPFAANDQSPGYQQNTFESHELQYCPSQSFSSLLNDSESSEGISAPLQPLTSAHPQADVSPHVPNFSLLSNNICGSLERSVSAAALNVSLPDQSIARSTTQLGKSFFQWQVEQEENKLANIPQDQFLAKDSDGDTFLHIAVAQGRRALSYVLARKMAALHMLDIKEHNGQSAFQVAVAANQHLIVQDLVSLGAQVNTTDCWGRTPLHVCAEKGHAQVLQAIQKGAMGSNQYVDLEATNYDGLTALHCAVLAHNAVLHELQNSRPPHSPEVQELLLRNKSLVETIKTLIQMGASVEAKDRKSGRSALHLAAEEANLELIRLFLDLPNCLSFVNAKAYNGNTALHVAASLQYRVSQLDAVRLLMRKGADPSARNLENEQPVHLVPDGLVGEQIRRILKGKAIQQRMSPF